TTTAAAATAGCTTCGTTTTGATTGTCACCAAATGTGAAACATCCAGGAAGATCAGGAAATTCTACATTAAAGACTTTATCTTTTGTACTGTATTTAATAATAGCTGGGTAAGATATTTTCATTTGATTCCTGCCTGTTTAAGAATTGCGTTCATGGTTCCTGTTGGAATATCCCGGTTGCTATGAACTGGAACCGAGAGGGTTTTTTCTTTTTTCTTAAGAATATGGTGTGAACCATTGATTCTATCTAATTCCCAACCATCTTTTTTTAGAATTTTTACTAATTCTTTTCCCGTCACAAGCAATAATACAGCACTCAGGCTGTATTTGTCAATTGGTAATTTTTACTATTTTTTGCATTAAATTAGATTTTCACGACTGATCGCATAACGAACTAGGCTAATCGACGTTCCTCGTAGCTGAGCCTGCAGCGCAGGCGTTAGCGTCGGCGCGTCTTCTTGCAGGGCAAGAAGCGTGACGGAGA
This is a stretch of genomic DNA from Leptospira terpstrae serovar Hualin str. LT 11-33 = ATCC 700639. It encodes these proteins:
- a CDS encoding type II toxin-antitoxin system HicA family toxin; translation: MTGKELVKILKKDGWELDRINGSHHILKKKEKTLSVPVHSNRDIPTGTMNAILKQAGIK